AGCCACGTAATTTTCTTATCTATACTTTGAACATGTTCTCAAGGAAATGAGGGCTAAAAGTAGCAGCAACTAAAGGAAGAGCTCATCCAATTCTGTCTACAACAGCAGCAGTGGCAGAACTGATCTTCTCAAGATACTCTCATATGAATTGGGTGTGGAATTTTAAATAAAAGAAATGATATTTACATGCACTGTTGTAACATCAATGTTTGCTCACAGAAGCATGTTACTGTCTTACTGCATAACCATCCAATGCAGGTGAATAAATAATAATAACATGAATAACAACCTCTTATTGGATAAAAAAAGGATATTACAAAAACAAAACAGATGGTTCACAAGTGAGGGCTATTGAGTCTAAACACTTGTTGCTTTGATCTGGGAAGACTAATAAGTTTTATTGATTTTCACCTTAATTAGAGGAACAAGAGGGTGCTGAATAGACGCGGGGGTTGGCAACAAGCCGCACATCTCTTATTTCATCTCCAAGAACGTCCGTCAAACCATATATAGCCTCTTATGAGTTCACAATAAACAAACATAATGATACAAGAGGAGTAAAAGACATCATAGGCTACACTGGAATCTAATCCAAGCTCCAAAGGTAATGTAAAGATGCAGATGTTCCAGTGTAACATCTCAATAGGAATCCAAGTTGGTAATCAAACACCGAAACTGGATCTTCAGAACTGAGTAACTTCAAAATTTGTGTAACCAATGGCTGGTATATTAACAAGTCTGTAGGGTATAGTAGTCAAGAACAGCTGAAGTTTCGGTGCCCTATGAGCATGGCCATACCACTCAGCATACTCATTGATGCCACGCAATCAAAAATCCTACGAGCATGGTAAGTCTGAAAGATTGGTTGTTTAATAGCAACCAAAGTGATACCAACATAGGTAAAGCATGTGTTTGTGTAGAGCATACCGCAAAGGGACCAACAATCTCCAGTTGTTGGGATAAGCCTTTAATAATTTCCTGATAAAAAACTTGCAATCAGACATTGCTCTAAGTGTGTTCGATACGAAATCTTATCTTCCAATTGAGAGCAGAGCATATAACTGGATTCCTTCATAAGttcagcaattgatagaaaagaaactCAGAAAAAGCATGATGAAGCTACGAACATGTGTTGTTACATGTGGCAAGCAACAAAAAACAGCATCTATATATGAAAAATCTGCATCTTTACTTGCAACTAAATTTGGCAGGTCCTACAATATTAAAAGAGGATCAACATATGCGAACACAAATTCATATACAGAAATGTGCTACTGCTGAAAGGTTCAGCTAATTCTTGATGTACAGGAGTGCCAGACTGACTCTGTACAGTGTTTACCTAACACGACCAGACCCCCGACCACTTCTTTGATGTTCTAAATTTCTAAGCCAACATTTTCACCCACTGCCCTTCTCATGGCCAAGCAAAAGAGTTCAGCAACGGTAGGAAGTGAAAAAACAAATACATGGTGTAACTGAAAAATAAATCCTAAATTTAGTATAGAATAATTCAGTACCGGTGTGGAAATGAAAGCACTGGATACTAAGGCCCTGTACAACGGCAGGTGCTTAGACAGGTGCCAGAGAAAAAAAAACCGTTTTTTTTTCAAGATTGGACTGCATGGGTGCTTAGAAAGGGGGGGAGAAGCAAACATTTACTTCCAGTGCCAGCCGGTGCTTCGAAGAAATAACCGCTCCCGAAAAGTCACGGGTGCTTCACCCGGTGCCTACGTCAAACCAACTGAGGCACCTCTGATTAGCACCTCCCCATTGCGAGACCACGTTTATTAGCGATGCAATGCTAGTCTTTTTTCCTTAAGCACCtggcataagcacctgccgttgtACAGGGCCTAAATGAATCCTAAATTTAGTATCTGCAACCTGCAACATCTACATCTATTAATAGTTATCAAATATATCTTGGAACTCACTGAAGATGAAGCAACCGAAAAGGATAAAACAAAGTAAGACCTTCAATGAATTGTTAGGAATTGTGGTGCAGACTCAAACTAAAGCTTTCTAACTGAATTAACAAATCTCAACAATTGTCAAGCTGCAATGAACCAATCAAACAAGTGTTTTCTTTAACTTTCAATGCCGAATAAACAATACATGTATATGGCACTCGCAGGAAATCAACACTTTCCATCTTGAAATCAAACCCTAGCCGCAGGAACCGCACAAACCAGTGCTCATCGAATCAAAACTACAACTGTAAGGATAGGAGGCATTGTTTACCTCAGCTACAACGGGGGTTAGGCTGGCAGTGCCCTTGCTATATACCAGCGCGTTCTCTGTCGTGCGTTGGTCAAGGTCAAGCATCAATAGAAAATGCTAGAATCCTCACAAGCTTAGGGTAGTCTCACTAGATATTTGGAAAAGTTAGCACCAATTTAATCACGAAAGAAGGGGCATTTGGGGCTTACCATAGGCATTGTATCCCTGAACTCTACACTGGCTAACAGTTCTAGAGTATACAAGCAGCCAAAGTACTATCAAATCTACCATTTCATTTTACAGAAAAACAGTAGCCAGTTTACATTTGTTACCAAGCAGATTTACTCACCCTAAAATCGGCTTTCCTTAAAACCTCCTTTGTAGATGTTTCAAACTGAGGTCTTGGAGGATTCCTTGGGGCTGCAGGTCTTGTAAGGTCAAGATCCTGTATGCATTAGAGTTGAATAAAATCTGGTGTTAGAAGAATATCATTCCAGGAGATAACAACATACTGATGCTTGCATGATTAAATGATAAATGTTATTTAGATAGCAAAAATACTATCACTGTATCTTCTGGTTCGTGGTTTTTTAGGCAATATTGGATCAGACAAGCAATTTCTTTCTGTTCTGACAAACATCTATCCACAAAAGAGCACTACACTGTGAAAATATACAAACTCCGCACAATCTAGCTCACACATCTAGCCACACTTCCTGAATACTTGTATATGCTAGACTAAATCTCAAGATTGCAAAGGAATTGTGATCTCTCGAATACTTGAATCACCAAAGTAACAAACAGTTATCCCTTTTACCCGGACATTGTAAGTCGAGGCACGCCTGTAATTCACATCTGACCTGAAGTCGTAGTCATCATCCTCAACCCATCAGGGGTGGGGCCTTCTCCCCGTCGACCATCCCCGCCACCGACACCTGCCGCTCCGGCTACAGGCCGAGACGTGCGCGTCCGCACCGGATCCCCTCCACCCGAAATCCTTGTGGCGGCTCAGGCTCATCGACGGTCCCGTGCTCTTTCTCCAAGGAACGAGACGGTcaaggaggagggggcgacgcAGGGCCGGAGCTCGGCCTAGAGAGAGGAAAGGGAAGGAGAAGTGCTGGAGGCGGAcgcggcgagagagagagagaggggcggacgCTGAGGCGGCGGAGGCTGCGTGCAAGAAAGGCAGAAGAGAAGGGGTATGAGGTCTGGTTCGTGATTGAAGGGATGGCGAGCAaactttccttcttctttttttctcacaTCCACACAGTATCCCTGATGACGTGGCTGTTGCGAGAGAACGCTCCTTGCGCGACTGTTAATAGGTTCAATTAACATTGACTACAGTTTCTTTAATCATACATAGATGTGAAATTACGAACTCTATAAAGAAAACTAGCCGCACAAACGCACGAGTGTCTTGATAGTTGATTACAGAATTACCTAGGAGTGACCAATCGGAAAAAGTTGCCGTGATCCACATTTACTTGTTCACTAGAAAACATGCAACTTTTAGACACGAAGAATACCAGTATAAGATATTAAATTCATGGGACAACATGCcaggtacttcctccgttccactTTATAATGCGCCTGTGTGTGCAGCGTTTATACCAATGCGTGAGGTGGCGCTCTCATTTGGACAGAAATTGCCCTCCGACTGCTCGCTCTGTCACAGCATGTGGGTGTCTGCTGCTGCGTTCCTGTGAACCAGccttttttcgacaaagggtgaattttattggctcaaaagaagcatcaagaggatacaataTAATGAgcatacacccggcctctgcataactaggatgcacacagccaacccaACACAAACGCTAAAACACACCAACGACTAGCAAAGTCATAAGACCAAAAGCTATGAATAGGtgtgaaaagaaaaaaagaaataaaaaagcccCAAAGCGATCAGATCAGCGAACGACAAACTAGAACTgcgaccatatccgcaccaaccattgACACCACATTGACGACGAGGAtcttcaacaacaacgccttcaagaaggaagcgACACTcaagcgccgccgtcgccggatccaACCAAAAAGGCTAGAATCaaagttttcaccctgaagaaacaATCCGAACGTATCCGAGCAATGCCTCCAACAAGGTCACGATGTAAAAAAAAATATCGCCATTGCCAGGGATGACCACTCGGGTCTGACCTAGGCTTTCgccccggagctcgagaccgggtGCTCGCAGCACCACCATCAAAGTCACACATGTGTTGTCGCCGCCGCTTTTCCACAATCCAAGCAGCTGCAATTTAACCGCCGCCACTCCAACAACATTCCTTTACGTCAAGTCATTGTCCATAATTTGTACCTCACCACCGAAAGTCATTCACCAGATCAAGAGATAAAAAACTCCCGAATTCACTTTGATGACCCCCGATGTCGTGGATCCATAGAAAATCGTTGCAGAACGATCTACAGTCACCACCATCTGGCCAATCAAATCTAGACCACCACCACCAACAGAGGATCACAACGGCGGCCTGCATCGCACATGCCATAAGGCCAGCTCATCGCCGCAGCCTTGCAGTGGCCGGAGTAGTGACAACAAACACTACGGGGCGCCCAAGGGATCCTCCCCGCGCCACACCCGGACAAGATCTTTGGGGGATGGAGGAGCGCGCCATAGCCGAAGGGTCACGCAAAGGGGGAGGGCCAGGACGGTCGCAGCCAGCCCCGCGACGACCACCGCCGGCAGGAAGGACGCCGGAGCAGCAGACCGAATCTTCACGAGGAGGGCGGAAGTGTGCAACCGGAGGTGACCCAGACCCAAGCCAACAGCCGCCAGGCGCTGGGGCGCCCGGATCTGGCGCGCCGCCCGCGAGATCCGCAGGAAGCGACTGGAGATGGCGGACGGCGACGGAGCCCGGGACGAGGGGAGGAGCGGGAGAGGAGGAGGCTGAGGAggcacgccccgccgccgccgtccttgaGGGCCGAGAAGGCTTTGCTGCTGGTCCCCTCTGGCGACGGCGAGGAGAATGGATCGGAAGGGAGAGCTGCCGGTCGCGAGATTAgggcgccgcccgagtcgcccctaCGGAGCGACGCGGGGGCCGGGAGGAGGGGGCTTTCCAAGTTTTGTGAACCAGCCTAGGGCTACTTTTGTCCAAAGCAGCGTGTACGCACTATATTTCGGAATCTAGACAAAAAACTATACGCTTTAgaatatggaatggagggagtacttgccaTCCTTACACTTTCAGTATAACATGCATACTTTTTTATGAAGAGCTTAATGAGATAATCACACTTCCAATCACACAACGCTGGATCCAACCACAACACGTTCCGCTGAGAGGTGCCCCCGtgccgctcccgcgagcggcccGGGCGGAACCCtagttcgccgccgccgctcccctttCTCGCCTTCCTTCTCCCTTGCCGCCACCAGGGGACGCCGTCGGGCAAAGCCCGCGcgtgcgtcggcggcggcggggctccctcccccctcgcgaggcttctgggcggcgcgggacggccggCCCTcgtggcggcgctcggctcggcggTAGGTCGGGCCGCCGGCGGATCTGGGCGGGGCTCCCCTGCTTGGTGGCgctgcggcgctggcggcggcgtgatctgcgcggggcggcgaggtgcgggctcctcctcctcccgatctGATGGCGCCGCGGTGGCGCCGGCGCTTGGGCGTGCAGCGGGGTCCGCGAGGGTGGTGGCGCGCGACATCTTCCTCCCCGATCTGATGGCTCCATGGTGGCGCCAGTGCTCGGGCGGCAGATGGCTTCGGCAAGCGGTGGGGGGCGCTGGGctctcggcggcgctccggcgtgtgtaggcggcggtggtccctgtgcgcgctcggcggctccgtctctgacccggacggcgcgggggatggcggcggcccaGTGTAGCTggcgatctggatgcggtggtgccggTGGCTTGCTGATCTACCGGTACTCCAGGgtctgcctggtggtgctggtggtgacggcggcccgtgcacgagagttggatcccttcAAACTGATCTAGGTGAAAACTTGCCTTCGACTTctgctaaggccggcggtggcggcgctatctgcgtcgttcccttcttgaaggcatcgccgtggagaagttcaagaccactctctgctacctccgggggaaaccctagatcggatgatcggatgacagcgacgctctggtgtcgttcctcccttgggggcgtcattcttgaaggtacacacgtgatcgagggaccaaaggatggattctttggtggagcggtgcttcatcctacacactgatggcgacggatcttgacggcgtggcgcagtgcagattcggagtttgctgtgggaggatggactcgcgcaggaggacgacgttgtcgggcgtcgtggtggcgtcgatggcagagagacctgacatggtacatgcaacagtacagctctgaagatggattggtggcaggtggctgcggcggcctcatacccggcaggcgtcctggttgaggagtgcgccggactggtaggtgccccatacccggcaggcgtcctggttgggacctcaggtcttagatgtttaggtttggctgcgatgtctgtttggtattaggcccagactatctgcgccctttcatcaattggataggtgtagcgacagttgttgcttagacggtgactTTACTcttgctgttgtatgactttgtaaggtcttataagaataattaataaagtggccgtatacatcacccaaatgcagaggccgggagtcatcctccttttctaaaaaaaaaaaaacACACAACGCTCAGACCAAGTAGCACAATTCTTGCCTTTCCTGCTAGCGTTCTAGCACAGGTCCATTTACTAGATCCTGGTAGAATGCTTCCTGAATTGAACGAACCGAAATGCTATATGCTTCCATGATCTAccccctctgttccaaaatagatgactcaattttgtattaactttagaacaaagttgagttatctattttggaatggagggagtatttgtctagAAGCCTGAAAAGTGTTAATGCTAAAGCCGTGCATGTTTTCTAAAGACACATCTGCTTCAGTACACCCCCTAAACATATCAACGGCTGTGATTATCCCATACCCCTTCATAACGAAAGGCATGATGGTATTTTTTTAAAGTACGTActataaagaaaaatatttttaaGGGCATCAATGATTTAGAAGAAGTTTGGAAGATTGTACTAAAATATCTTGGAAGAATTTTAAGGGCCTCAATGATTTAGAAGTATTTCGTAGGAATTTTTGTTAGTATGTAAGATTGAGAATTACATATGATTTTTTTATGGTCTAGTTTGCATGCAATTTCAGAGAAAAGTACACTAATATCGTGGTAATTCTTCCCTATTCTTATGACAACTATGCAATGCAACTGGCCCTTTAGGAATGTGTATTGTTTCTACAATGCAACCAACAACTTACATCACAATTCTACCGGCTCCCTATTTCTGCATTTTTAGAATCGTAGGAAAGGAGGCCCTCAATATGAAATCAGCAGTCTCAGTATTCTTTCACACAATTTATGAAATCAAGTGTTAGTCTTGCACAAAAAAAAAAGGGTTGCAGTCTTGACCGGTTGAAGATTGTAATCTTGAGAGAAAATCAAGGGTAGAATCCTAAATACACTAGAATGAGCTTAATTCTGACGTGAATGTGGTGACATCAGTGTTCAAAACGAAATAGTTTACTACTAGTAATTTTGCATAAAACAGGACACCACATTCTTGTGCTTCAAACACGATAATGGCAATCTGCATGACACAACACACAGAGATAGTCTGATTGCTCTAAGACGCAAGATCTTCAGCCCGCAGATCCATGCCTAGTTAAAAAAATGCATGATGGCGTCAAATTCACGAAAGAGTCCATCTCCCCATGGCCATCTTGGCAAGGTTACATCGTGCAGAAAGCCCAGCTCGTGCAGTTGCAAATTCCAATGGTTCCCAGTCCTAGGATGCATGTGGATTTCAACAACACTCAAAAAGCAATTCAAACCAAGTACAATACGTGTGTCTGCTGAATATGTGGCATGCTGAAATGAACCTAGCAACGACTAAGCTCTACTCCTTGGTCGACACACAAAGGATTCTTTACGGATTGTTGCTCTACTCTTCTCACACTTAAATAGAAACATTGTGTGGTGCAACAACCATGTGATGGATGTTTTCATGCAATTCAACACTGCCATATAAAGCACATGGACATTTTTGTATTGTTGTGAGTGCCCCTCCTTCAGCGAAGTAGCTCCCCTATTATAAATTTTGCCTGTATCAATCAACGTTCATAGTGTGGTTCCTCTTGGTGACCACATTTGAGAAAGCCCTTGCATTTGGTAGGGGCAATTGTAGAGTGACCTGAGAGCACACACACACCTCACCGAGGATTATCAGACCTCCAAATTGGAACTACCTAGCAAGTAGTGAGTTGTGCTGGCGTGGACATTATGTTTGATTATGCGAATCAGGAGTCCTGCCTTTTCTGATTGTATTCTAGCACATGTCCATTTACTAGTTCCTGGTAGGATGCTTTCCGGGATCACCTCTAAATTCTGAACGATCTGTTGTGCTATATGTTTTCTTATACATAGTTACGTCTTAGAGATTCTCTAGAAGCCAGAGAGGTGCTGCGGCAGTCCGTTGGACACCATAGGACGTGGATGTTTTGACAATCTAAACATTGATTGCAGTTTCTTTTAGTGCACATAGATGCAAAAATCACAAACTCAATGTAGAAAACTAGCTGCACAAATGCACAGTCGTCTTGGTAGTTGATTATAGAATTATTTAGGTGTGGCCAATAGGAAAAGAAGTTGTGATCGAAATTTAGGTGTTCAATAGAAAATATGCAACCTTTTGACACGAACAACTCCAATATAAGATATTAATTTCACGGGACAACATGCAAGGCACGTTTGCATCCTTACACTTCTAGTATAACATGCATATACTATTTTATCAAGAGCTTAATGGGATAATCACACTTTCAAATTACACAACAACAATAAGACCGAGTAGCACAATGCTTTTTCAAGTGCTCCTCAACTTATTTAGCCATATATAAGTGTCGATGCATATGTAGAGCAACCGACTCCTAGATGCTCATGGGTAGTACATCCGATCATCACGAGCAGTTGTTGGGCATGGTGAGACCGCACTTGCCTGGCAGAGCCATGGCGCGCTTTGCGTCGATGTGGTACATTTTCAGCCATATGCCGGCGATGCCTTTGTAGCGGCAAATGCATGATAGATTGGCCTTCCCAAGCGCAGCACAACACTCAGCCGACGGACTCTCTGTCGGGTTATTCACTGCCGCCGCGGGCTGGCAAAGCTTGAATTCATCATTCGACATGCCGCAGACGCCATGAACACCCTCTAGTGTGGCGAGGGACACCACCATGACAAGCAACAGTGTTGCAGCCAATGCATTTGACTTACCCATGGCTGTTTGTTCTATTATTTTGTATCTAGTTGGTTGCCCGTGAAAATTTTTGGTCTTAGCTAGGCTTTACTTTGGGAATGTGTGAGATGAATGTTTGGTGTatggctctatttataggggcagcCGCTTTGTTCATGCAGTGTGTATTATGCATCAAGCAAGAACTTAGGGGCGCCAAGTGCTGCCCACATGCAGAAGCACTATCTTCTTATCATGAAAGAAAAATCTGCACTCGAACCCACTGTGAACGATAACGACTACCATAGTTGGCAACAAAGAAATGTAACGAAGTAAAACTACTGATTTCTTTTGAAAGATTAGTGCGAAAATCTCTATAATGTAGTGTACGCCGCAAAACTATCATAGAAAGCGATTCTTCGATTTGCCCAGTCACAAAGCTTTTTGCATGCCTTCCGAAAAAGTAAACTTTTTGCAAAAGAAAGACGGCTCATGATAACACTTGAGAATTGAACTGTTTAACCGACCGATCGATTCAGACAACCACCGAAATCTCTATGGTATATGTTCCGCTGCCGTATTATAGGAATGACTTCATTAGCGCTAAGCAAGTGTTTTGCCCTGTACCATGTGTTCACAGATATTTTGTTGTCGAAAAGAGGGTGATGTGCTCATATATAGTTAATGAAACGAGATGACCTATAAAAAAGAAACACCAATCTTGGCCTATGTTAATATATTATATGTTCGGCATTTTTAATTTGGAAAATCCTTAGGAGTCATGTATATGCACCTATTACTGAGATAACAGTACATTGCATTTCCTCCCCTTCGAAAAGTAAACAAAAAACACATGCTCCTGGTCAATTAATTAGACAAGGACATCCGCTAGCTAGCTTGAAGCATTACACCCTGCAACTAGATGCATGCATGCACCAACTGTAGCTTGAGGTATTTTCTTCAGACCATAGAGGAAATCAGCTTGATCTTGGACTGGTGGTAGCTTTTGCCGACTTAATCCAGTAGTGCTGTTAACAGGTAGACACAACACATAAACAGATTGTGGCGGGAGTGGAAGACGAGCTCAGCCAGGTCTTGCGGAGCATGATAACATTCCATGGCATAGATATTTGGCGGGGACGTCGACCGGCACTCCAAATTAAATGAGAAGAGTCTATTGTTCATGCGAATAAGATATGTTTGTTtctagaattgacaggtgatgcacaggggttttCCCTCATTTATTGTGGATCAAGTTTGGCGTGGGATGGAACCACTCATCAAATAATACCTTGATACAGTGGCGGATCTAGGATTTTGAACCAGGGTGGTCCAACCTAATATTTTTTTTACAACTGCGAATGTACTAATTAATTTACCAATAGCACAAGATAAATTGATCAATTTTTTTCTCAAATAAGTCTCAATTTTGCATAAAAGAATCCTGCATaccttgaaaagttcaaagactaCCTGCATGCGGTCATTCTTCCACATTTGATATATGTATGTAATCATGTGATCATGATTGACATTCTGTTCTTCAATGTGACAATGACATTTATTGATTCAAAAAATGAGAACAATGTATCAATTTTTTGACCTAAACTGAAACAATTTGGTAGTAATTAGTAAAATTCTTGGAaattacagctcaagatgccacaTTGATTTTTTTTGCCCCAAACTGAAATAGTTCAGTAGTAAGTAGTAAAATTCCTAGACAGAATTCAGCAGTACTGCGTTATAATTTACTTCTAAAGGAGCACAGCAAGCCTAAATCCATAATGAGCAGTACTGGCAGGTGGAAGCACGCCGAGCAATGAGTAAGAGTAAACAGAAATTGGGGAACGAGCAGAAATCTCATCAAAGGTACCTCAAATCGTGCTGGGAGGGTGACGGCTGGCCTGCTGCAACTGCAGAACGCCGGCTGCCGAGCGCCGAGCGCCGACTGCCGAGTGCGGACTAGGCTGGGCGCGGTGGCGCCGGGCCGATGCGGGACAGGCATAGTCGCCGGCAAGGCATGGATCCAGGCAGCAAGTCAGGGCAACGAGATTGGCTGGAGCGTAGAGCAGCTGCGAGGGGATTTGGGGACGGGGAGCTAGTGTGCGGGCTACC
This region of Triticum aestivum cultivar Chinese Spring chromosome 2D, IWGSC CS RefSeq v2.1, whole genome shotgun sequence genomic DNA includes:
- the LOC123054429 gene encoding putative lipid-transfer protein DIR1, with the protein product MGKSNALAATLLLVMVVSLATLEGVHGVCGMSNDEFKLCQPAAAVNNPTESPSAECCAALGKANLSCICRYKGIAGIWLKMYHIDAKRAMALPGKCGLTMPNNCS